One window of Candidatus Methylomirabilota bacterium genomic DNA carries:
- a CDS encoding amidohydrolase family protein gives MNGRRVRTIDVHAHCAVPEAMALMGRKVEAEGLLMARVADRIRAMDEQGIDVEALSINPYWYTADRDVAEKLIRIQNERLAEFCATHPDRFVAFASVALQHPDLAADQLEEGVKRYGLRGAGIGGSVNGAELADPKFHPFWAKAEQLGVLVFIHPQVTGAPTELGARLKGSGGLENVIGNPLETTIALSHLIFEGTLDRFPGLKICAAHGGGYLPSYAARSDAVGWTFPDRVTRALKRKPTEYLRHLYFDSLVFTPEALRHLVAETGSGQIVMGTDYPFPWTKTAVDHILSTPGLRDAERVAMLGGTAARLLGVEG, from the coding sequence GTGAACGGCCGGCGGGTGAGGACGATCGACGTGCACGCGCATTGCGCGGTGCCCGAGGCGATGGCCCTGATGGGCAGGAAGGTGGAGGCGGAAGGCCTGCTGATGGCGCGGGTCGCGGACCGGATCCGCGCGATGGATGAGCAGGGCATCGATGTGGAAGCCCTCAGCATCAACCCCTACTGGTACACGGCGGATCGCGACGTCGCCGAGAAGCTCATCCGCATCCAGAACGAGCGGCTCGCGGAGTTCTGCGCCACGCACCCGGATCGGTTCGTCGCCTTCGCGTCCGTGGCCCTGCAGCATCCGGACCTCGCCGCCGACCAGCTCGAGGAAGGGGTCAAGCGGTACGGGCTGCGGGGGGCCGGCATCGGCGGCAGCGTCAACGGCGCCGAGCTGGCCGACCCGAAGTTCCACCCGTTCTGGGCCAAAGCCGAGCAGCTCGGGGTGCTGGTCTTCATCCATCCCCAGGTGACGGGCGCTCCGACCGAGCTGGGCGCGCGGCTCAAGGGCAGCGGCGGCCTGGAGAACGTCATCGGCAATCCGCTGGAGACGACGATCGCGCTCTCGCACCTGATCTTCGAGGGAACGCTCGACCGCTTCCCCGGGCTGAAGATCTGCGCGGCGCACGGCGGCGGCTACCTGCCGTCCTACGCCGCGCGCTCGGACGCGGTGGGCTGGACCTTCCCCGACCGGGTCACCAGAGCGCTCAAGCGGAAGCCGACGGAGTATCTGCGGCACCTGTACTTCGATTCGCTCGTGTTCACGCCGGAAGCCCTGCGCCACCTGGTGGCCGAGACGGGATCGGGCCAGATCGTCATGGGCACCGACTATCCCTTCCCGTGGACGAAGACCGCGGTGGATCACATCCTCAGCACGCCGGGGCTGCGCGACGCTGAGCGGGTGGCAATGCTGGGGGGAACGGCGGCCAGGCTGCTCGGAGTCGAGGGCTAA